The following are from one region of the Streptomyces tuirus genome:
- a CDS encoding pyridoxal phosphate-dependent aminotransferase, whose translation MSAATPPTERRVSARVGAISESATLAVDAKAKALKAAGRPVIGFGAGEPDFPTPDYIVEAAIEACKNPKYHRYTPAGGLPELKAAIAAKTLRDSGYEPDVSQILVTNGGKQAIYEAFAAILDPGDEVIVPAPYWTTYPESIRLAGGVPVEVVADETTGYRVSVEQLEAARTEKTKVVLFVSPSNPTGAVYSEQETEAIGRWAVEHGLWVMTDEIYEHLVYGGASAVSLPAVLPELRDKCVVVNGVAKTYAMTGWRVGWIIGPKDVVKAATNLQSHATSNVSNVAQAAALAAVSGELDAVAKMREAFDRRRKTIVRMLNEIDGVVCPEPEGAFYAYPSVKALVGKEIRGRRPKDTVELAALILEESEVAVVPGEAFGTPGYLRLSYALGDEDLVEGVSRIQKLLAEARD comes from the coding sequence ATGAGCGCTGCAACCCCTCCCACCGAGCGCCGGGTCTCCGCCCGAGTCGGCGCGATCTCCGAGTCCGCCACCCTCGCCGTGGACGCCAAGGCCAAGGCCCTCAAGGCCGCAGGGCGGCCGGTGATCGGCTTCGGCGCCGGTGAGCCCGACTTCCCCACCCCGGACTACATCGTCGAGGCCGCGATCGAGGCCTGCAAGAACCCGAAGTACCACCGCTACACGCCGGCCGGCGGTCTTCCCGAGCTGAAGGCCGCCATCGCCGCGAAGACGCTGCGGGACTCCGGCTACGAGCCCGACGTGTCGCAGATCCTCGTCACCAACGGCGGCAAGCAGGCCATCTACGAGGCCTTCGCCGCGATCCTCGACCCGGGCGACGAGGTCATCGTGCCCGCGCCCTACTGGACGACGTACCCCGAGTCGATCCGGCTGGCCGGGGGTGTGCCGGTGGAGGTCGTCGCCGACGAGACGACCGGCTACCGGGTGTCCGTCGAGCAGCTGGAGGCGGCGCGCACGGAGAAGACGAAGGTCGTCCTCTTCGTCTCGCCGTCCAACCCGACCGGCGCGGTCTACAGCGAGCAGGAGACCGAGGCCATCGGCCGCTGGGCCGTCGAGCACGGCCTGTGGGTGATGACCGACGAGATCTACGAGCACCTCGTCTACGGCGGCGCCTCCGCCGTGTCGCTGCCGGCGGTGCTGCCGGAGCTGCGCGACAAGTGCGTCGTGGTCAACGGTGTCGCGAAGACGTACGCGATGACCGGCTGGCGTGTCGGGTGGATCATCGGCCCGAAGGACGTCGTCAAGGCCGCGACCAACCTGCAGTCGCACGCCACGTCGAACGTGTCCAACGTCGCCCAGGCGGCCGCGCTGGCCGCCGTCTCGGGTGAGCTGGACGCCGTCGCGAAGATGCGTGAGGCGTTCGACCGGCGGCGCAAGACCATCGTGCGGATGCTGAACGAGATCGACGGCGTGGTCTGCCCGGAGCCGGAGGGCGCGTTCTACGCCTACCCGTCGGTGAAGGCGCTGGTCGGCAAGGAGATCCGGGGCCGGCGGCCCAAGGACACGGTCGAGCTCGCCGCGCTGATCCTTGAGGAGTCCGAGGTCGCGGTGGTGCCGGGTGAGGCGTTCGGTACGCCCGGGTACCTGCGGCTGTCGTACGCGCTGGGTGACGAGGATCTGGTCGAGGGTGTGAGCCGGATCCAGAAGCTGCTGGCGGAGGCGCGGGACTGA
- the secE gene encoding preprotein translocase subunit SecE, with product MTDAVGSIDMPDAQDEAPESKKTRKGGKRGKKGPLKRLALFYRQIVAELRKVVWPTRNQLTTYTTVVIIFVVIMIGLVTVIDYGLSNAAKYVFG from the coding sequence GTGACGGACGCCGTGGGCTCCATCGACATGCCTGATGCCCAGGACGAGGCGCCGGAGTCCAAGAAGACTCGCAAGGGCGGCAAGCGCGGCAAGAAGGGCCCGCTCAAGCGGCTCGCCCTCTTCTACCGTCAGATCGTCGCGGAACTGCGCAAGGTCGTCTGGCCGACCCGCAACCAGCTGACGACCTACACGACCGTGGTGATCATCTTCGTCGTCATCATGATCGGCCTGGTCACCGTGATTGACTATGGGCTCAGCAACGCCGCCAAGTACGTGTTCGGCTGA
- the nusG gene encoding transcription termination/antitermination protein NusG, whose translation MSDPNVNDAIEPVESVEDELDIVEGADSEDTEASAEVEAADAVADDAAEAETEDAEEAAEELEEEPEDDRDPIEKLREELRVLPGEWYVIHTYAGYENRVKTNLEQRAVSLNVEDYIFQAEVPQEEVVQIKNGDRKTIKQNKLPGYVLVRMDLTNESWGVVRNTPGVTGFVGNAYDPYPLTLDEIVKMLAPEAEEKAAREAAEAEGKPAPQRKVEVQVLDFEVGDSVTVTDGPFATLQATINEINPDSKKVKGLVEIFGRETPVELSFDQIQKN comes from the coding sequence GTGTCTGACCCGAACGTGAACGACGCCATCGAGCCTGTCGAGTCCGTCGAGGACGAGCTCGACATCGTCGAGGGCGCGGACAGCGAGGACACCGAGGCCTCTGCCGAGGTCGAGGCTGCCGACGCCGTCGCGGACGACGCCGCCGAGGCGGAGACCGAGGACGCCGAAGAGGCCGCGGAAGAACTCGAGGAAGAGCCCGAGGACGACCGCGACCCGATCGAGAAGCTCCGCGAGGAACTGCGGGTCCTGCCCGGCGAGTGGTACGTCATCCACACCTACGCCGGCTACGAGAACCGCGTGAAGACCAACCTCGAGCAGCGCGCCGTCTCGCTGAACGTCGAGGACTACATCTTCCAGGCCGAGGTGCCGCAGGAAGAGGTCGTCCAGATCAAGAACGGCGACCGCAAGACGATCAAGCAGAACAAGCTCCCGGGCTACGTCCTCGTCCGCATGGACCTGACGAACGAGTCCTGGGGCGTCGTCCGCAACACCCCCGGCGTCACCGGCTTCGTGGGCAACGCCTACGACCCGTACCCGCTGACCCTGGACGAGATCGTCAAGATGCTCGCCCCCGAGGCCGAGGAGAAGGCCGCCCGCGAGGCCGCCGAGGCCGAGGGCAAGCCGGCTCCGCAGCGCAAGGTCGAGGTCCAGGTGCTGGACTTCGAGGTCGGCGACTCGGTCACCGTCACCGACGGCCCGTTCGCCACGCTGCAGGCGACCATCAACGAGATCAACCCCGACTCCAAGAAGGTCAAGGGCCTCGTCGAGATCTTCGGCCGCGAGACGCCGGTCGAGCTCTCCTTCGACCAGATCCAGAAGAACTGA
- the rplK gene encoding 50S ribosomal protein L11 — protein MPPKKKKVTGLIKLQIQAGAANPAPPVGPALGQHGVNIMEFCKAYNAATESQRGWVIPVEITVYEDRSFTFITKTPPAAKMILKAAGIEKGSGEPHKTKVAKITRDQVREIATTKMPDLNANDLDAAEKIIAGTARSMGVTVEG, from the coding sequence ATGCCTCCCAAGAAGAAGAAGGTCACGGGGCTCATCAAGCTCCAGATCCAGGCCGGTGCCGCCAACCCGGCCCCGCCGGTCGGCCCCGCGCTGGGTCAGCACGGCGTGAACATCATGGAGTTCTGCAAGGCCTACAACGCCGCGACCGAGTCGCAGCGTGGCTGGGTGATCCCGGTGGAGATCACGGTCTACGAGGACCGTTCCTTCACCTTCATCACCAAGACGCCGCCGGCCGCGAAGATGATCCTGAAGGCCGCGGGCATCGAGAAGGGCTCCGGCGAGCCGCACAAGACCAAGGTCGCGAAGATCACGCGTGACCAGGTCCGTGAGATCGCCACGACCAAGATGCCCGACCTCAACGCCAACGACCTGGACGCCGCCGAGAAGATCATCGCCGGCACCGCCCGCTCCATGGGCGTCACGGTCGAGGGCTGA
- the rplA gene encoding 50S ribosomal protein L1, whose translation MSKRSKSLRAADAKVDREKLYAPLEAVRLAKETSTTKFDGTVEVAFRLGVDPRKADQMVRGTVNLPHGTGKTARVLVFATGDRAEAARAAGADIVGADELIDEVSKGRLDFDAVVATPDLMGKVGRLGRVLGPRGLMPNPKTGTVTPDVTKAVTEIKGGKIEFRVDKHANLHFIIGKTSFDDTKLVENYGAALEEILRLKPSAAKGRYIKKAAISTTMGPGIPVDSNRTRNLLVEEDPAAV comes from the coding sequence GTGAGCAAGCGCAGCAAGTCCCTTCGCGCTGCGGACGCCAAGGTCGACCGGGAGAAGCTCTACGCCCCGCTCGAGGCCGTCCGTCTCGCCAAGGAGACCTCCACGACCAAGTTCGACGGCACCGTCGAGGTCGCCTTCCGCCTGGGTGTCGACCCGCGCAAGGCCGACCAGATGGTCCGTGGCACCGTGAACCTTCCGCACGGCACCGGTAAGACCGCCCGGGTCCTGGTCTTCGCGACCGGTGACCGTGCCGAGGCCGCGCGTGCCGCGGGCGCCGACATCGTCGGCGCCGACGAGCTGATCGACGAGGTGTCGAAGGGCCGTCTGGACTTCGACGCCGTCGTCGCCACCCCGGACCTCATGGGCAAGGTCGGCCGCCTCGGCCGGGTGCTCGGTCCGCGTGGTCTGATGCCGAACCCGAAGACCGGTACCGTCACCCCCGACGTCACCAAGGCCGTCACCGAGATCAAGGGCGGCAAGATCGAGTTCCGCGTCGACAAGCACGCGAACCTGCACTTCATCATCGGCAAGACGTCGTTCGACGACACCAAGCTGGTGGAGAACTACGGCGCGGCCCTGGAGGAGATCCTCCGTCTGAAGCCGTCCGCCGCCAAGGGTCGCTACATCAAGAAGGCCGCCATCAGCACCACGATGGGCCCCGGCATTCCGGTCGACTCCAACCGCACCCGCAACCTCCTCGTCGAGGAGGACCCGGCTGCGGTCTGA
- a CDS encoding LolA-like protein translates to MQGSTVRRVGLVLAVATALTGVASCTSQDPFDGPGHEKRAPHGRTLAALRSAERATEHAESARVESTTTMGSLMSMTADGTLGWSDGITGTLTIRYTGGTVADTMRRLGTTSMEARYLPDAYYARMGERFAEKAGGKRWVRYAYEDLEALAGGSGGHLGDRMRSTTPNQSVKLLLSSGDVRKVGRESVRGRSATHWSGTVAAADIADAGLRKQLTEAGVTTETVDIWIDERNLLVKKVEKARTATGLMTQTAHYTDYGATVRAERPPRSDTGDFDDLMRKQTAPR, encoded by the coding sequence ATGCAGGGCTCGACCGTGCGCCGCGTGGGCCTGGTGCTCGCGGTGGCGACCGCGCTGACGGGGGTGGCCTCCTGCACGTCCCAGGACCCCTTTGACGGCCCCGGCCACGAGAAACGGGCTCCGCACGGGCGCACCCTGGCGGCCCTGCGCTCCGCGGAGCGCGCCACCGAGCACGCGGAGTCCGCCCGGGTCGAGTCCACGACCACCATGGGCTCGCTGATGTCGATGACCGCCGACGGCACTCTCGGCTGGAGCGACGGCATCACCGGCACCCTCACCATCAGGTACACCGGCGGCACCGTGGCCGACACCATGCGCCGGCTCGGCACCACCTCGATGGAGGCCCGCTACCTGCCCGACGCGTACTACGCGCGCATGGGCGAGAGATTCGCCGAGAAGGCGGGCGGCAAGCGGTGGGTCCGGTACGCCTACGAGGACCTCGAAGCCCTCGCCGGCGGCTCCGGCGGCCACCTGGGCGACCGGATGCGCAGCACCACGCCCAACCAGTCCGTGAAGCTCCTGCTGTCCTCCGGCGACGTCAGGAAGGTCGGCCGGGAGAGCGTCCGCGGCCGGTCGGCCACGCACTGGTCCGGCACCGTGGCGGCGGCCGACATCGCCGACGCCGGCCTGCGCAAGCAGCTCACCGAGGCCGGTGTGACCACCGAGACGGTCGACATCTGGATCGACGAGCGGAACCTGCTGGTCAAGAAGGTCGAGAAGGCGCGGACGGCCACGGGCCTGATGACCCAGACGGCGCACTACACCGACTACGGCGCGACCGTCCGGGCCGAGCGCCCCCCGCGGTCCGACACCGGGGACTTCGACGACCTGATGCGCAAGCAGACCGCCCCGCGCTGA
- the rplJ gene encoding 50S ribosomal protein L10 has protein sequence MARPDKVDAVEEMRDKFRNSNAAVVTAYTGLTVAQLQQLRRSLGENAQYRVAKNTLTKIAANEAGITTLDDLFAGSSAVAFVTGDPVEAAKGLRDFAKDNPNLVIKGGVLDGKALSADEIKKLADLESREVLLSKLAGAFKGKQSQAAQLFQALPSKLVRTVDALRAKRDEQGGAE, from the coding sequence ATGGCGAGGCCTGACAAGGTCGATGCCGTCGAGGAGATGCGGGACAAGTTCCGCAACTCCAACGCTGCCGTCGTTACCGCGTACACCGGTCTCACCGTCGCGCAGCTCCAGCAGCTGCGTCGTTCACTCGGTGAGAACGCTCAGTACCGTGTGGCGAAGAACACGCTGACCAAGATTGCGGCCAACGAGGCCGGGATCACGACGCTGGACGACCTCTTTGCGGGTTCGTCGGCCGTCGCCTTCGTGACCGGTGACCCGGTCGAGGCGGCGAAGGGTCTCCGTGACTTCGCCAAGGACAACCCCAACCTCGTCATCAAGGGCGGCGTCCTTGACGGCAAGGCGTTGTCCGCCGATGAGATCAAGAAGCTTGCGGACCTCGAGTCCCGCGAGGTTCTGCTCTCCAAGCTGGCGGGTGCCTTCAAGGGCAAGCAGTCCCAGGCTGCTCAGCTCTTCCAGGCGCTTCCCTCGAAGCTCGTCCGCACCGTGGACGCGCTCCGTGCCAAGCGGGACGAGCAGGGCGGTGCCGAGTAA
- the rplL gene encoding 50S ribosomal protein L7/L12: MAKLSQEDLLAQFEEMTLIELSEFVKAFEEKFDVTAAAAVAVAGPAGPAAPAEAAEEQDEFDVILTGAGDKKIQVIKVVRELTSLGLKEAKDLVDGAPKPVLEKVAKDAAEKAAESLKGAGASVEVK, translated from the coding sequence ATGGCGAAGCTCAGCCAGGAAGACCTGCTCGCGCAGTTCGAGGAGATGACCCTCATCGAGCTCTCCGAGTTCGTGAAGGCGTTCGAGGAGAAGTTCGACGTCACCGCCGCCGCGGCCGTCGCCGTCGCCGGCCCGGCCGGCCCGGCCGCCCCGGCCGAGGCCGCTGAGGAGCAGGACGAGTTCGACGTCATCCTCACGGGTGCCGGCGACAAGAAGATCCAGGTCATCAAGGTCGTGCGTGAGCTGACCTCCCTGGGTCTGAAGGAGGCCAAGGACCTCGTGGACGGCGCCCCGAAGCCCGTTCTCGAGAAGGTCGCCAAGGACGCCGCCGAGAAGGCCGCCGAGTCCCTCAAGGGCGCCGGCGCCTCCGTCGAGGTCAAGTAA
- the rpoB gene encoding DNA-directed RNA polymerase subunit beta, whose product MAASRNASTANTNNAASTAPLRISFAKIKEPLEVPNLLALQTESFDWLLGNTAWQSRVEEALENGQDVPTKSGLEEIFEEISPIEDFSGSMSLTFRDHRFEPPKNSIDECKDRDFTYAAPLFVTAEFTNNETGEIKSQTVFMGDFPLMTNKGTFVINGTERVVVSQLVRSPGVYFDSSIDKTSDKDIFSAKIIPSRGAWLEMEIDKRDMVGVRIDRKRKQSVTVLLKALGWTTEQILEEFGEYESMRATLEKDHTQGQDDALLDIYRKLRPGEPPTREAAQTLLENLYFNPKRYDLAKVGRYKVNKKLGADAPLDAGILTVEDIISTIKYLVKLHAGETETVGDSGTNIVVETDDIDHFGNRRLRSVGELIQNQVRTGLARMERVVRERMTTQDVEAITPQTLINIRPVVASIKEFFGTSQLSQFMDQNNPLSGLTHKRRLSALGPGGLSRERAGFEVRDVHPSHYGRMCPIETPEGPNIGLIGSLASYGRVNAFGFVETPYRKVFEGQVTDEVDYLTADEEDRFVIAQANAQLTDDLRFAEARVLVRRKGGEVDYVTGEDVDYMDVSPRQMVSVATAMIPFLEHDDANRALMGANMMRQAVPLIKSESPLVGTGMEYRSAVDAGDVVKAEKPGVVQEVSADYITTANDDGTYITYRLAKFARSNQGTSVNQKVIVNEGDRIIEGQVLADGPATQNGEMALGKNLLVAFMPWEGHNYEDAIILSQRLVQDDVLSSIHIEEHEVDARDTKLGPEEITRDIPNVSEEVLADLDERGIIRIGAEVVAGDILVGKVTPKGETELTPEERLLRAIFGEKAREVRDTSLKVPHGEIGKVIGVRVFDREEGDELPPGVNQLVRVYVAQKRKITDGDKLAGRHGNKGVISKILPIEDMPFLEDGTPVDIILNPLGVPSRMNPGQVLEIHLGWLASRGWDVSGLADDWAQRLQAIEADQVAPGTNVATPVFDGAREDELAGLLNHTIPNRDGERMVLPTGKAPLFDGRSGEPFPEPISVGYMYILKLHHLVDDKLHARSTGPYSMITQQPLGGKAQFGGQRFGEMEVWALEAYGAAYALQELLTIKSDDVTGRVKVYEAIVKGENIPEPGIPESFKVLIKEMQSLCLNVEVLSSDGMSIEMRDTDEDVFRAAEELGIDLSRREPSSVEEV is encoded by the coding sequence TTGGCCGCCTCGCGCAACGCCTCGACCGCGAATACGAACAACGCCGCCAGCACTGCCCCGCTGCGCATCTCTTTTGCAAAGATCAAGGAGCCTCTCGAGGTTCCGAACCTGCTCGCGCTGCAGACCGAGAGCTTCGACTGGCTGCTCGGCAACACCGCCTGGCAGAGTCGGGTCGAGGAGGCTCTCGAGAACGGTCAGGACGTCCCCACCAAGTCCGGGCTCGAGGAGATCTTCGAGGAGATCTCCCCGATCGAGGACTTCAGCGGGTCGATGTCGCTGACCTTCCGCGACCACCGCTTCGAGCCGCCGAAGAACTCCATCGACGAGTGCAAGGACCGCGACTTCACGTACGCGGCCCCGCTCTTCGTCACCGCTGAGTTCACGAACAACGAGACCGGCGAGATCAAGTCCCAGACGGTCTTCATGGGCGACTTCCCGCTCATGACGAACAAGGGCACCTTCGTCATCAACGGCACCGAGCGTGTCGTGGTGTCGCAGCTCGTCCGTTCGCCCGGTGTCTACTTCGACTCCTCCATCGACAAGACGTCCGACAAGGACATCTTCTCCGCCAAGATCATCCCGTCCCGGGGTGCCTGGCTGGAGATGGAGATCGACAAGCGCGACATGGTCGGTGTGCGCATCGACCGCAAGCGCAAGCAGTCCGTCACCGTCCTGCTCAAGGCGCTCGGCTGGACCACCGAGCAGATCCTCGAGGAGTTCGGCGAGTACGAGTCGATGCGCGCCACCCTGGAGAAGGACCACACCCAGGGCCAGGACGACGCGCTGCTCGACATCTACCGCAAGCTGCGTCCGGGCGAGCCCCCCACGCGTGAGGCCGCGCAGACGCTGCTCGAAAACCTCTACTTCAACCCCAAGCGCTACGACCTGGCCAAGGTCGGCCGCTACAAGGTCAACAAGAAGCTGGGTGCGGACGCTCCGCTGGACGCGGGCATCCTGACCGTCGAGGACATCATCTCGACGATCAAGTACCTGGTGAAGCTGCACGCGGGCGAGACCGAGACGGTCGGCGACAGCGGTACGAACATCGTCGTCGAGACCGACGACATCGACCACTTCGGCAACCGCCGCCTGCGCAGCGTCGGCGAGCTCATCCAGAACCAGGTCCGTACGGGTCTGGCGCGTATGGAGCGTGTCGTCCGCGAGCGGATGACGACCCAGGACGTCGAGGCGATCACGCCGCAGACCCTGATCAACATCCGGCCGGTCGTCGCCTCCATCAAGGAGTTCTTCGGTACCAGCCAGCTGTCGCAGTTCATGGACCAGAACAACCCGCTGTCGGGTCTCACCCACAAGCGCCGTCTGTCGGCTCTTGGCCCGGGTGGTCTCTCCCGTGAGCGGGCCGGCTTCGAGGTCCGTGACGTGCACCCCTCGCACTACGGCCGCATGTGCCCGATCGAGACGCCCGAAGGCCCGAACATCGGTCTGATCGGCTCGCTCGCCTCCTACGGCCGGGTCAACGCGTTCGGTTTCGTGGAGACCCCGTACCGCAAGGTGTTCGAGGGCCAGGTCACCGACGAGGTCGACTACCTGACCGCCGACGAGGAGGACCGCTTCGTCATCGCGCAGGCCAACGCGCAGCTGACGGACGACCTCCGCTTCGCCGAGGCCCGGGTGCTCGTCCGCCGTAAGGGCGGCGAGGTCGACTACGTCACCGGCGAGGACGTGGACTACATGGACGTCTCGCCGCGCCAGATGGTGTCGGTCGCGACCGCCATGATCCCCTTCCTCGAGCACGACGACGCCAACCGTGCCCTCATGGGCGCGAACATGATGCGTCAGGCCGTGCCGCTGATTAAGTCCGAGTCCCCGCTCGTCGGCACCGGCATGGAGTACCGCTCCGCCGTCGACGCCGGCGACGTGGTCAAGGCCGAGAAGCCCGGTGTGGTCCAGGAGGTCTCTGCGGACTACATCACCACCGCCAACGACGACGGCACGTACATCACGTACCGGCTGGCCAAGTTCGCCCGCTCCAACCAGGGCACCTCGGTCAACCAGAAGGTCATCGTCAACGAGGGCGACCGGATCATCGAGGGCCAGGTCCTGGCCGACGGTCCGGCCACCCAGAACGGCGAGATGGCGCTGGGCAAGAACCTGCTCGTGGCGTTCATGCCGTGGGAGGGTCACAACTACGAGGACGCGATCATCCTGTCGCAGCGCCTCGTGCAGGACGACGTCCTCTCCTCGATCCACATCGAGGAGCACGAGGTCGACGCCCGTGACACCAAGCTCGGCCCCGAGGAGATCACCCGGGACATCCCGAACGTCTCCGAGGAGGTCCTCGCCGACCTCGACGAGCGCGGCATCATCCGTATCGGTGCCGAGGTCGTCGCCGGCGACATCCTCGTCGGCAAGGTCACGCCCAAGGGTGAGACCGAGCTGACGCCGGAGGAGCGCCTGCTGCGCGCCATCTTCGGTGAGAAGGCCCGTGAGGTCCGTGACACCTCGCTGAAGGTGCCGCACGGCGAGATCGGCAAGGTCATCGGCGTCCGCGTCTTCGACCGCGAGGAGGGCGACGAGCTTCCCCCCGGTGTGAACCAGCTGGTGCGCGTCTACGTCGCGCAGAAGCGCAAGATCACCGACGGTGACAAGCTCGCCGGCCGTCACGGCAACAAGGGCGTCATCTCGAAGATCCTGCCGATCGAGGACATGCCGTTCCTGGAGGACGGCACCCCGGTCGACATCATCCTCAACCCGCTCGGTGTGCCGTCCCGAATGAACCCGGGTCAGGTCCTGGAGATCCACCTCGGCTGGCTCGCCAGCCGCGGCTGGGACGTCTCCGGCCTCGCGGACGACTGGGCCCAGCGCCTGCAGGCCATCGAGGCCGACCAGGTCGCGCCGGGCACCAACGTCGCCACCCCCGTCTTCGACGGTGCGCGTGAGGACGAGCTGGCCGGTCTGCTGAACCACACCATCCCGAACCGCGACGGCGAGCGCATGGTGCTCCCGACCGGTAAGGCGCCGCTGTTCGACGGCCGCTCCGGCGAGCCGTTCCCGGAGCCGATCTCGGTCGGCTACATGTACATCCTCAAGCTGCACCACCTGGTCGACGACAAGCTGCACGCCCGGTCGACCGGTCCGTACTCGATGATCACCCAGCAGCCGCTGGGTGGTAAGGCCCAGTTCGGTGGCCAGCGCTTCGGTGAGATGGAGGTGTGGGCGCTGGAGGCTTACGGCGCCGCGTACGCCCTCCAGGAGCTGCTGACCATCAAGTCCGACGACGTGACCGGCCGCGTGAAGGTCTACGAGGCCATCGTCAAGGGCGAGAACATCCCCGAGCCCGGCATCCCCGAGTCCTTCAAGGTGCTCATCAAGGAGATGCAGTCCCTGTGCCTCAACGTGGAGGTGCTGTCCTCGGACGGCATGTCCATCGAGATGCGCGACACCGACGAGGACGTCTTCCGCGCTGCGGAGGAGCTTGGCATCGACCTGTCCCGGCGCGAGCCGAGCAGCGTCGAAGAGGTCTGA